One window of Medicago truncatula cultivar Jemalong A17 chromosome 2, MtrunA17r5.0-ANR, whole genome shotgun sequence genomic DNA carries:
- the LOC11410241 gene encoding keratin, type I cytoskeletal 9, with the protein MTFRISVRRWIFVFALLYVCLFLNLNNFGEADDDEGDTQIGSGFGGVGGGNGGGGAGFGGGSGVGGGSGGSGVGGAGGIGGGGGGSSGVGGAGGIGGGGGIGDPSQIISKALLCFNDKYIYQSCEESYRLTENGNLDVPSEKTDAFCEGPCMSETNLVLGCIDNIFSHFIFYNRATLEDVKETILAGCGYGPERGNFNVAEHIQAEENQAVKATSHVLMSLVFIIWGMLCWSNI; encoded by the exons ATGACATTTCGAATCAGTGTTAGGCGTTGGATTTTTGTCTTTGCTCTACTTTATGtttgcttatttttgaatttgaataactTTG GAGAGgctgatgatgatgagggtgataCTCAGATAGGTAGTGGATTTGGTGGTGTTGGGGGTGGTAATGGCGGCGGTGGAGCTGGTTTTGGTGGAGGTTCGGGGGTTGGTGGTGGCAGTGGTGGTTCTGGAGTTGGTGGTGCTGGTGGGATTGGAGGTGGCGGCGGCGGCAGCTCTGGAGTTGGTGGTGCTGGTGGAATTGGAGGTGGTGGCGGCATTGGTGATCCTTCTCAAATTATCTCAAAAGCCTTACTTTGTTTCAATGATAAATAT ATTTACCAAAGCTGTGAAGAGTCATACAGATTAACTGAGAATGGAAATTTAGATGTTCCTTCAGAGAAAACTGATGCATTCTGTGAAGGACCATGTATGTCAGAGACAAATTTGGTCCTAGGATGCATTGATAACATTTTCAGCCACTTCATATTCTACAATAGAGCAACCCTAGAGGATGTCAAAGAAACAATTCTAGCTGGATGTGGTTATGGCCCTGAAAGAG GAAACTTTAATGTGGCTGAGCACATCCAGGCTGAAGAAAACCAAGCTGTGAAAGCTACAAGCCATGTTCTAATGAGCCTTGTTTTCATTATATGGGGCATGCTTTGTTGGTCTAATATTTAG
- the LOC11433600 gene encoding uncharacterized protein, whose product MSFNEQDILEKVMLSISDFFSLEHRPKCRGGIVLKSAYKDILAFLKLKRSKNQVKSISNDFDPKHQSHNDPFDYTTFFQQFPYDKLPNQLEDYTFLSTQPSAPPIQDSFTIGNIKLNMLGNLDNVYVPLLEKVCNIHPCLIECQRKRTPKYVEWAFTALGRVLYFLEITKVDEMNEEEFEWLQLLWDEVQVFGFDLSWLAPQVEFLFNYVEKMSKVNKLEEEKKSLEVRIQELSMELFEREKEMESSKGDLESLRLELGDLMESERLLNIKGLM is encoded by the exons ATGTCCTTCAACGAACAAGATATTCTAGAG AAGGTGATGCTATCAATAAGCGATTTTTTCTCTTTAGAACATAGACCGAAATGTAGAGGAGGAATTGTTTTAAAAAGTGCTTATAAAGATATATTAGCTTTTTTGAAGTTGAAGAGATCAAAGAACCAAGTTAAATCTATTTCCAATGATTTTGATCCCAAGCATCAAAGTCACAATGACCCTTTTGATTATACAACTTTTTTCCAACAATTTCCTTATGATAAGCTTCCTAATCAACTAGAAGATTATACATTTCTTTCTACTCAACCCTCAGCTCCACCAATTCAAGATTCTTTCACTATtggaaatatcaaattaaatatgttaGGTAATTTAGACAATGTGTATGTTCCTTTACTAGAAAAAGTTTGCAATATTCATCCTTGTTTAATAGAGTGTCAAAGGAAAAGGACTCCAAAGTATGTAGAGTGGGCTTTTACAGCACTTGGAAGGGTATTGTATTTCCTTGAGATCACAAAAGTGGATGAAATGAATGAAGAGGAGTTTGAATGGCTTCAACTATTGTGGGATGAAGTTCAAGTGTTTGGATTTGACTTGTCATGGCTTGCACCTCAAGTTgaatttcttttcaattatgtGGAGAAAATGAGCAAAGTGAATAAGCTTGAGGAGGAAAAAAAGAGCCTAGAGGTGAGGATTCAAGAATTGAGCATGGAATTgtttgagagagaaaaagagatgGAAAGTTCCAAAGGTGATTTGGAAAGTTTAAGGTTGGAATTGGGTGACTTGATGGAATCAGAAAGGTTGCTTAATATCAAGggtttgatgtaa